From the genome of Lotus japonicus ecotype B-129 chromosome 6, LjGifu_v1.2, one region includes:
- the LOC130726455 gene encoding GDSL esterase/lipase At1g28600-like, with the protein MADHRWLVVAAALVVLTGSATACSFSSIFSFGDSLADTGNLYLSSALPSHHCFFPPYGRTYFHRPSARCSDGRIIIDYIAESLGLPFVKPYLEIKKHGGLENFNVEGGANFAVIGATALEETFFQDKGIQLPVNYSLPVQLNWFKELLSALCNSSTSCHEVLGNSLFIVGEIGGNDFNYPLFGRMSIAEIKTYVPPVINAITSAINELIDLGARTLMVPGNFPLGCNAIYLTMYETTDKNQYDQAGCLKWLNEFAEFYNQKLQLEIHRLRELHPHANIIYADYYNAALPLYQNPQKFGFRGLEICCGMGGPYNYNASAGCGSPGVIACDDPSEYIGWDGIHLTEAAYGFIADGLMNGPYSVPQFSTLCLKNNVNSGYIQ; encoded by the exons ATGGCGGATCATAGATGGTTGGTGGTAGCAGCAGCACTAGTTGTTCTAACTGGTTCAGCGACGGCGTGCTCCTTCTCCTCCATCTTCAGCTTCGGCGATTCCCTTGCTGACACCGGAAACTTGTACCTCAGCTCCGCATTACCCTCTCACCATTGTTTTTTCCCTCCCTACGGCCGAACCTACTTTCACCGCCCCTCTGCTCGCTGCTCCGATGGACGCATCATCATCGATTATATCG CTGAGTCTCTGGGACTTCCATTTGTGAAACCGTATCTAGAGATCAAGAAACATGGTGGATTGGAAAATTTTAATGTAGAGGGGGGAGCCAATTTTGCTGTTATTGGAGCCACGGCGTTGGAAGAGACCTTCTTTCAAGACAAGGGCATTCAACTTCCCGTCAATTACTCTTTGCCGGTACAATTGAATTGGTTCAAAGAATTGCTCTCTGCACTTTGCAATTCTTCCACAA GCTGCCATGAAGTTCTTGGAAACTCATTATTTATTGTGGGAGAGATTGGAGGCAACGATTTCAATTATCCTTTATTCGGACGAATGAGCATAGCAGAGATTAAAACATACGTACCGCCAGTAATCAATGCAATAACTTCAGCTATCAAT GAATTGATTGATCTAGGTGCACGCACGCTCATGGTTCCTGGCAATTTCCCACTGGGATGCAATGCAATCTATTTAACAATGTATGAAACCACAGATAAGAACCAATATGATCAAGCTGGGTGCTTGAAGTGGCTAAACGAGTTTGCTGAATTTTACAACCAGAAGCTCCAACTTGAAATTCACAGGCTTCGGGAACTTCACCCTCATGCTAACATCATCTATGCTGATTACTACAATGCTGCATTGCCATTATATCAGAATCCCCAAAAATTtg GTTTTAGAGGTCTGGAAATATGTTGTGGAATGGGAGGTCCTTACAATTACAATGCATCAGCAGGTTGTGGGAGTCCTGGAGTGATTGcttgtgatgatccttctgAGTATATTGGGTGGGATGGTATTCATTTGACGGAGGCAGCATATGGATTTATTGCTGATGGTTTGATGAATGGACCATACTCCGTCCCTCAATTTAGTACTTTGTGCctaaaaaataatgtaaacTCTGGATATATCCAATAG
- the LOC130724366 gene encoding GDSL esterase/lipase At1g28600-like isoform X1 — MAFSSQLWSLQRICLFVVVFPLVLFLAPVSADCYSSIFSFGDSLTDTGNLYFISPPQSPNCLLPPYGQTHFQHPNGRCSDGRLVLDFLSESLGLPYVKPYLAFKNGAVELGNIQQGVNFAVAGATALSRSFFEDKGFTVEVTTNFSLRVQLDWFKELLPSLCNSSSCEKVLGSSLFIVGEIGGNDYGYPLSQANEFEVPVTYIPQVISVITSAIMELIDLGAVTLIVPGILPLGCNPAYLTGFATTDEEEYDRAGCLKWLNMFHEHHNDLLQIELNQLRVLYPLTNIIYADFFNAALQIYKSPENFGFGGNALKVCCGGGGPYNYNDTAVCGNSGVIACDDPSQYVSWDGYHLTEAAYRWITKGLLDGSYTTPKFNLLCRTSETSEDFNNYAMKWQ, encoded by the exons ATGGCTTTCTCTTCTCAACTATGGTCCCTGCAGAGAATAtgcttgtttgttgttgtttttccaCTAGTATTATTTCTTGCTCCTGTTTCAGCAGATTGCTACTCATCAATCTTTAGCTTCGGAGATTCCCTCACTGATACCGGCAACTTGTATTTCATTTCACCACCGCAGAGCCCCAATTGCTTGCTCCCTCCATACGGCCAAACTCATTTTCAACACCCAAATGGACGCTGCTCCGATGGCCGCCTCGTCCTCGATTTCCTTT CTGAGTCTTTGGGGCTTCCGTATGTGAAACCGTATCTAGCTTTCAAGAATGGAGCGGTGGAACTTGGGAATATTCAGCAGGGAGTGAATTTTGCGGTTGCTGGAGCCACTGCATTGAGCCGCAGTTTCTTTGAAGACAAGGGGTTTACTGTTGAAGTCACTACAAACTTCTCTCTCAGGGTTCAGTTAGATTGGTTCAAGGAATTGCTGCCTTCACTCTGCAATTCTTCAA GTTGTGAAAAAGTTCTAGGCAGCTCATTATTTATTGTGGGAGAGATTGGAGGCAATGACTATGGTTATCCCTTGTCTCAAGCAAACGAATTTGAAGTTCCTGTTACATACATACCCCAAGTAATATCTGTAATCACTTCAGCAATCATG GAGTTGATTGATTTAGGAGCTGTAACTCTTATAGTTCCTGGAATTTTACCACTTGGATGCAATCCAGCCTATTTAACAGGGTTTGCAACTACAGATGAAGAAGAGTATGACCGAGCTGGCTgtttgaaatggttaaacaTGTTTCATGAACACCACAATGATCTGCTTCAAATTGAACTAAATCAACTTCGTGTGCTATATCCTCTTACTAACATCATCTACGCAGATTTTTTCAATGCTGCATTGCAGATTTACAAATCTCCAGAAAATTTCG GGTTTGGTGGAAATGCTCTAAAAGTTTGTTGTGGAGGTGGAGGTCCCTACAATTACAATGATACTGCAGTGTGTGGTAACTCAGGGGTGATTGCATGTGATGATCCATCACAATATGTTAGCTGGGATGGGTATCATTTAACTGAGGCTGCATATAGATGGATAACAAAGGGTTTGTTAGATGGGTCCTACACCACTCCTAAATTTAATTTGTTGTGTCGTACAAGTGAGACCTCAGAAGATTTCAATAACTATGCAATGAAATGGCAATGA
- the LOC130723365 gene encoding GDSL esterase/lipase At1g28600-like has protein sequence MAEQRWMVVAVALVVVVTGSATACPFSSIFSFGDSLADTGNLYLSSALPSHNCFSPPYGRTFFHRPSARCSDGRIILDFIAESLGLPFVKPYLEIKKYGGLENWNVEEGANFAVIGATALEESFFQDKGIQLPVNYSLPFQLNWFKELLSAALCNSSTSCHEVLGNSLFLVGEIGGNDFNYPFFGRMSIAEIKTYVPPVINAITSAINELIDLGARTLMVPGNFPLGCNAIYLTMYETTDKNQYDQAGCLKWLNEFAEFYNQKLQLEIHRLRELHPHANIIYADYYNAALPLYQNPQKFGFRGLEICCGMGGPYNYNASAGCGSPGVIACDDPSEYIGWDGIHLTEAAYGFISDGLMNGPYSFPQFSTLCLNNNVNSGYIQ, from the exons ATGGCGGAACAACGATGGATGGTGGTAGCAGTAGCACTAGTTGTTGTTGTGACGGGTTCAGCGACGGCGTGCCCCTTCTCCTCCATCTTCAGCTTCGGCGATTCCCTCGCTGACACCGGAAACTTGTACCTCAGTTCCGCCTTACCCTCTCACAATTGCTTTTCTCCTCCCTACGGCCGAACCTTCTTTCACCGCCCCTCCGCTCGCTGCTCCGATGGACGCATCATCCTCGATTTCATCG CTGAGTCTCTAGGACTTCCATTTGTGAAACCGTATCTGGAGATCAAGAAATATGGTGGACTGGAAAATTGGAATGTGGAGGAGGGAGCCAATTTTGCTGTTATAGGAGCCACCGCGTTGGAAGAGTCCTTCTTTCAAGACAAGGGCATTCAACTTCCCGTCAATTATTCTTTGCCGTTTCAATTGAATTGGTTCAAAGAATTGCTCTCAGCTGCACTTTGCAATTCTTCAACAA GCTGCCATGAAGTTCTTGGAAACTCATTATTTCTTGTGGGAGAGATTGGAGGCAACGATTTCAACTATCCTTTTTTCGGACGAATGAGCATAGCAGAGATTAAAACATATGTACCGCCAGTAATCAATGCAATAACTTCAGCTATCAAT GAATTGATTGATCTAGGTGCACGCACGCTCATGGTTCCTGGCAATTTCCCACTGGGATGCAATGCAATCTATTTAACAATGTATGAAACCACAGATAAGAACCAATATGATCAAGCTGGGTGCTTGAAGTGGCTAAATGAGTTTGCTGAATTTTACAACCAGAAGCTCCAACTTGAAATTCACAGGCTTCGAGAACTTCACCCTCATGCTAACATCATCTATGCTGATTACTACAATGCTGCATTGCCATTATATCAGAATCCCCAAAAATTtg GTTTTAGAGGTCTGGAAATATGTTGTGGAATGGGAGGTCCTTACAATTACAATGCATCAGCAGGTTGTGGGAGTCCTGGAGTGATTGcttgtgatgatccttctgAGTATATTGGGTGGGATGGTATTCATTTGACGGAGGCAGCATATGGATTTATTAGTGATGGTTTGATGAACGGACCATACTCCTTCCCTCAATTTAGTACTTTGTGCCTCAACAATAATGTAAACTCTGGATATATCCAATAG
- the LOC130724366 gene encoding GDSL esterase/lipase At1g28600-like isoform X2 produces the protein MAFSSQLWSLQRICLFVVVFPLVLFLAPVSADCYSSIFSFGDSLTDTGNLYFISPPQSPNCLLPPYGQTHFQHPNGRCSDGRLVLDFLSFKNGAVELGNIQQGVNFAVAGATALSRSFFEDKGFTVEVTTNFSLRVQLDWFKELLPSLCNSSSCEKVLGSSLFIVGEIGGNDYGYPLSQANEFEVPVTYIPQVISVITSAIMELIDLGAVTLIVPGILPLGCNPAYLTGFATTDEEEYDRAGCLKWLNMFHEHHNDLLQIELNQLRVLYPLTNIIYADFFNAALQIYKSPENFGFGGNALKVCCGGGGPYNYNDTAVCGNSGVIACDDPSQYVSWDGYHLTEAAYRWITKGLLDGSYTTPKFNLLCRTSETSEDFNNYAMKWQ, from the exons ATGGCTTTCTCTTCTCAACTATGGTCCCTGCAGAGAATAtgcttgtttgttgttgtttttccaCTAGTATTATTTCTTGCTCCTGTTTCAGCAGATTGCTACTCATCAATCTTTAGCTTCGGAGATTCCCTCACTGATACCGGCAACTTGTATTTCATTTCACCACCGCAGAGCCCCAATTGCTTGCTCCCTCCATACGGCCAAACTCATTTTCAACACCCAAATGGACGCTGCTCCGATGGCCGCCTCGTCCTCGATTTCCTTT CTTTCAAGAATGGAGCGGTGGAACTTGGGAATATTCAGCAGGGAGTGAATTTTGCGGTTGCTGGAGCCACTGCATTGAGCCGCAGTTTCTTTGAAGACAAGGGGTTTACTGTTGAAGTCACTACAAACTTCTCTCTCAGGGTTCAGTTAGATTGGTTCAAGGAATTGCTGCCTTCACTCTGCAATTCTTCAA GTTGTGAAAAAGTTCTAGGCAGCTCATTATTTATTGTGGGAGAGATTGGAGGCAATGACTATGGTTATCCCTTGTCTCAAGCAAACGAATTTGAAGTTCCTGTTACATACATACCCCAAGTAATATCTGTAATCACTTCAGCAATCATG GAGTTGATTGATTTAGGAGCTGTAACTCTTATAGTTCCTGGAATTTTACCACTTGGATGCAATCCAGCCTATTTAACAGGGTTTGCAACTACAGATGAAGAAGAGTATGACCGAGCTGGCTgtttgaaatggttaaacaTGTTTCATGAACACCACAATGATCTGCTTCAAATTGAACTAAATCAACTTCGTGTGCTATATCCTCTTACTAACATCATCTACGCAGATTTTTTCAATGCTGCATTGCAGATTTACAAATCTCCAGAAAATTTCG GGTTTGGTGGAAATGCTCTAAAAGTTTGTTGTGGAGGTGGAGGTCCCTACAATTACAATGATACTGCAGTGTGTGGTAACTCAGGGGTGATTGCATGTGATGATCCATCACAATATGTTAGCTGGGATGGGTATCATTTAACTGAGGCTGCATATAGATGGATAACAAAGGGTTTGTTAGATGGGTCCTACACCACTCCTAAATTTAATTTGTTGTGTCGTACAAGTGAGACCTCAGAAGATTTCAATAACTATGCAATGAAATGGCAATGA
- the LOC130722451 gene encoding pyruvate decarboxylase 1, protein METATQLTSPPPPSAFDGTLGHHLARRLVEIGVRDVFSVPGDFNLTLLDHLIGEPQLNVIGCCNELNAGYAADGYARAKGVGACVVTFTVGGLSVLNAIAGAYSENLPVICIVGGPNSNDYGTNRILHHTIGLPDFSQELRCFQTVTCFQAVVNNLEDAHELLDTAISTALKESKPVYISISCNLPAIHHPTFARDPVPFFLSPKVSNQEGLEAAVEVAAAFLNKAVKPVIVGGPKLRAPKAQKAFLEFAEASGYAIAVMPSGKGFVPEDHPHFIGTYWGAVSTGYCGEIVESADAYIFVGPIFNDYSSVGYSLLVKKEKAIMVQPNRVTIGNGPSLGWVFMADFLTALSKKVKTNKAAMENYQRIFVPPGIALTREKGEPLRVNVLFKHIQAMLSGDSAVIAETGDSWFNCQKLRLPANCGYEFQMQYGSIGWSVGATLGYAQAATNKRVIACIGDGSFQVTAQDISTMIRCEQKTIIFLINNGGYTIEVEIHDGPYNVIKNWDYTRFVEAINNGQGKCWTAKVRTEDDLTEAIAAATGPQKDSLCFIEVFVHKDDTSKELLEWGSRVAAANGRPPNPQ, encoded by the exons ATGGAAACCGCCACTCAACTCACCTCACCTCCTCCACCCTCCGCCTTCGACGGCACGCTCGGCCACCACCTCGCTCGCCGCCTCGTCGAGATCGGCGTCAGGGACGTCTTCTCCGTTCCCGGCGACTTCAACTTAACTCTCCTCGACCACCTCATCGGCGAGCCTCAGCTCAACGTCATCGGCTGCTGCAACGAGCTTAACGCCGGCTACGCCGCCGACGGCTACGCTCGTGCTAAGGGTGTTGGCGCCTGCGTCGTCACCTTCACCGTCGGTGGTCTCAGCGTCCTCAACGCCATCGCCGGAGCTTACAGTGAGAATCTTCCCGTGATTTGCATAGTTGGGGGACCGAATTCCAACGACTACGGTACTAACCGGATCCTCCATCACACCATCGGGTTACCCGATTTCTCACAGGAGCTACGATGCTTTCAGACTGTCACGTGTTTCCAG GCTGTGGTGAATAACTTGGAAGATGCACATGAGCTTCTGGATACTGCAATTTCTACTGCTTTGAAAGAGAGCAAGCCTGTTTACATCAGCATTAGTTGTAATCTTCCTGCAATTCATCATCCAACTTTTGCTAGAGACCCAGTTCCATTTTTTCTTTCTCCAAA GGTAAGCAATCAGGAAGGATTAGAAGCAGCAGTGGAAGTAGCAGCTGCTTTTCTCAACAAAGCTGTGAAGCCAGTCATTGTGGGTGGTCCAAAACTAAGGGCACCAAAGGCACAAAAGGCTTTTCTAGAGTTTGCAGAAGCAAGTGGATATGCAATAGCTGTTATGCCATCTGGGAAGGGATTTGTGCCTGAGGATCATCCACATTTTATTGGGACATACTGGGGTGCTGTCAGTACTGGCTATTGTGGGGAGATAGTTGAGTCTGCTGATGCTTATATTTTTGTTGGCCCAATCTTCAATGACTATAGCTCCGTTGGATACTCATTGTTGGTAAAGAAGGAGAAAGCCATCATGGTGCAGCCTAATCGGGTCACCATTGGCAATGGCCCTTCCTTGGGCTGGGTTTTCATGGCTGATTTCTTAACTGCATTGTCTAAGAAGGTGAAGACCAACAAAGCAGCTATGGAGAATTACCAACGTATCTTTGTTCCACCCGGTATTGCTCTGACACGAGAGAAGGGTGAACCTCTTAGAGTTAATGTTCTGTTCAAGCACATTCAG GCAATGCTAAGTGGAGATAGTGCTGTAATTGCTGAAACTGGAGACTCATGGTTCAATTGTCAGAAACTCCGACTGCCTGCGAATTGTGG TTATGAATTCCAGATGCAGTATGGATCTATTGGTTGGTCAGTAGGCGCTACACTTGGATATGCACAGGCTGCAACAAATAAGCGTGTAATTGCTTGCATTGGTGATGGCAGTTTTCAG gtGACAGCACAGGATATTTCAACCATGATCCGCTGTGAACAGAAgaccatcatcttcctcatcaaTAATGGAGGTTATACAATTGAAGTTGAGATTCACGATGGCCCATACAATGTAATCAAGAATTGGGACTACACTCGCTTTGTTGAAGCCATCAATAATGGACAAGGCAAATGCTGGACTGCCAAG GTACGTACAGAGGATGATCTAACAGAAGCAATTGCAGCTGCCACTGGACCACAGAAAGATTCACTTTGTTTTATAGAAGTTTTTGTGCACAAGGATGATACCAGCAAAGAGTTACTAGAATGGGGATCACGTGTAGCTGCTGCTAACGGCCGTCCTCCTAATCCTCAATAA